The genomic interval TCCGAGTTCCCATGATTCTCTGCGCTCTATAAATTCAACAACGCGGTAGTACTGTCAGTTTTATTTGAATGGTGTTATGTTTGTACGTGTTGTGTGCCTGTGCGACTGAATGAGTGTGTGATTGTTTTAGGTTTATAGTTCTACACAGTGGTCTGATTTGATCCGGTTGGGGTTTGACCTTGCCCCGATTCTGAAATGATAGAACCCGACATGCGAGCTCCTGAGGCAATGAGCATGTCATAAATTGTGGTCAGAAGTGATGACTCGATCAGATATACTAGTGCCGAGGAGTTTTGTAGTTTTACCTCATTCTCCACACTGGCCAATGAGTATAACAGCGATTCTGATCTGCTATAAATTACTGCCTGAGACGATAATTAACACTGTTGTAGCTTCTTAGCCAACGTTTTCTGGCTAGCTCGCAAGCCAACCCTTGTCCAGGCAAGCTAGATCAAAAGTGCACAATTATTTTAGCCAGATAATGGAGTTAAGGACAAAAGTATTGAGCGTTTATGGAGAGAAGGGAAACACGTGTGCCAGGTTAGTTTTATAACAGAAATTCAGTGGCTCTACTGCTTCatctcaatttttttttaaagcctggGTGGCAACAAACATTTGATCAATGTGCAACCAAACAAACATTTTGATGTTATAAGGTTCATACTTTCACACAACTGTTGGCTTCTGTGCTGAAAATGCAACCACCACTCAACTATGCTGTCAAAGTTAAGGAATGCTTATATTTTAAGATGTTTCAGCGACTTGAATACTTAAATATAGTAATGATCTTGTGTAGGGGGGTAGTTCACTGGAAGTTCAGTGATGTCCATCGCCCACTGAGTGAGTTGTGTGACAGTATTATTAGGTGGAGTAGAATCCTCCGTCGTGCTTCCTAGAGTATCCCCTGTTAGTAGAGGCGTTGTGATGAGATTCTGTGgagacaaaaaaaaatacatcttATCATACATTGTTAGGGAAAATGCCCTGCCTAGGCTAGTAGAGAACTGATTTCACTCATACCTGGCCAGGCCCAGGGCTTTTACAATTAGCTCAGAACTAGGACAACAATCTTTTAGGAGTCCCAGTAGTTATGGCAATGGTCAAAAAGCTCTTAAAATAACCAGTCACAAGAAGTAGCTGAGATGACGATAGATGTTCCTTTCACAGACTACCTGATTATAGATTGGATTTCAGTCCTACTCATCCTCTTCTTGCCTGCGTGTATTCGCTAAGTATTCGCTAATCAATTATTTATTGAACAAGTCATTAGGGTTGTATTGAAATCTTACCGATTGTTCCCTCAATGCTGTAGATGGAAGACTTCTGTGAGTTCATCCATActttaacttctgtcttggtttCACACAAGGGCGCTTCATGTTTTGCACGGTTCTTCAGAGTCCTCCTGCAGAGTTAGTTTTACATTAGTTGAGTTAATCTCTTCCCGCAGCTTCTGttcggcaccctattccctatatagtacaatactttttgaccagagctctcGACTACAGCAGCACCACAGTTGAGCATCCCCCCCGTTCCATCACACTCACCCATGGTCGTCAGTAAAAGTCTCCCTCTGGTATAAGGTCTGGTTCTTACTACTGAGGAACTCTTGGTGGTGGTCATAGGTTGATTTCAAATGGAAGTCTAGGCTGTCTTTAGGTGCCTTGGTTGGGAGAGAGTGCAGTAATGTGATAGGTGATTGTTCTGTTTGTACATGTAAATTCTGAATTTCTTCAGTTTCTGTAAAATGTGTGCATGAATCAGTCAAGTCAAATACGTTTATATTGTACTAGCTAGCTGAATTTGGCTAGTACAACTTATTTTCATGTTGTCCTTTGTGACAAGCTAATAATAGGCATAGGCCTATTATAGATAAATAATATTAGCCTACCTGCCGGTCATGATACCGGACATTCCTCCTAATGCTGGCTAGAGTAGTCCTGTCATTTAGACGACTCCACGGTTCGTCATTTTGAGCTATGTGAGTTGGTTTATCAAATGGCTCTTTCTGTTAATTTGGAAGGAAGAATGCATAGGCTGATCAAATAGCGGAAATCACGTAGGCCTACTTAAaagtaaaaacatatatatatatatatatatatatatatatatatatatatatatatatatatatttaggcaAAAAAATAGCTAAATATCATGAGTGCTAGAGCTGCAATTTAGGCCTACCTGACATTGCCTTGCCCCAGTCAATGAGTAGTCGTTCTCAGTTTTAGGAAAAGGAAAGGGATCTCTCGTTCGTGGCATTATAAAAGCTCGAAATGTTACAATGTTGAGGATGATAAACACATGCTCTTGCCGAATTGTATCCCCTTGTTTGTCACACTAGAATGTTGACTAACTCACCATGGTTGCTAGGCGATTCATTGTGACATCTCACATCCACATATATAATTTATTATATTATTCCTTATCCTTTGCAGAAATGTGAGTTTACGAAAGGTTTAGGTTTGCCAATTTTGACTAATGTAATTTATTGAAGGTATATAGCAAGCGCTATTCATTTACACAAAGCCATCTCAAAGCGATGTGAAGCATCAACAAAAAAACAAGCATTTTAAAAACAACATAATTGATAATGAGTTGATGATTAATGACTAGGATATTATTTATGGCAAGCAATATTGTaatgaaaaataaatataaaaaatgaGTGTACCCTGTAATATCACGTTCATGTTTCCTACTATGTAAACCCAACCAATTGCCGTGTCTTGCCAGGGGTTTCCAGTCCACTAGTTACAACAGCCACAAAGTCACAATTGGCTATATTTCATATaaacaaaaatgtgaaaaaaacaaTTGCCTAACATTTTTTGTCTAATCCCTGTTTACCAAACAAATGGGGCCGAATAAAAATGCACAAGGCCTAAATTCAGTTGACAATATCGTGCACTTGTCAAAAAGGGCCGCGCTATCCGGATTCATTGGGACGTCCAAACCTCCCATTGAGGTTGACGTttaaaagggttaaggtaagggttaagccGTTAAGGTTAGAGTTTGATAAGGGTAAAGGGTAGGGGTTTAGCAtatggacgtcccaaggatcccagatagcacTAATCATGTCAAAAAGCACCTGTGGAGTGCGGTAATGCCTGCAAATACCCCGGAATTTTTGAATGAGAAAGATAATTGATTGTGTCAGTAAAATATACACAATCATGCTGACCATTAATTGAATAATAAAAATGTAACGAGcattttatttaattattttcaGAGCGCTATCTAGAGAGTGAAAGCGCCTGCGCCTCATAGGTAGACTGCTCGAGGATGCTGCCAGCTGTCGTGGCATACATTCAACCTCCGCCCCGCATGAGTTTCACCTCCAGCGTGGAGTGGACCTGCAAGCTGTTAATTGTAGCCTACCTGCTGCTCAAGAAAGATGACAGCTTCACACAGTTTTCTTCACCTTCTTTGGCTATTTTTTGTTCAAATTTATGCGTCCAGTGATTTGCCCATATGCAAAGAGGTAAGGAGCATGGAACGATAAGTTGCCTTTTTAACATAATTGTGACTAATTGACTGTATTTTCACCCATATGGCTTAACAATAACACAAAGTGCACTTCATTAGGTAACCTAAACAAAACCTGTTGCATTGCTTGACATAattgtacatttattttgtatAACTCGGATTTCAGATAACTTAACTAAACTGTAACGTTTCTATTAACTAGCTGGCATTTTCTACAGAATAATTGCAAACATTTTCCTGTAGTTTTCAATGCCGTCTTTTAAAAATACATGATCCATCATTTTATGGTCCATTATGAAAAGCATATTGACTGATCAGTTGGAGCAGAACTCATTCATATTGACATACACGTTGTCTGATGTAGCCTACGTCTCAGTTAGTAACCTCTGAATTTGACCTCCATAAATGCACTACACTGTTAACAACGAGCCATCATAAGTGAAGATGATCTAGAAACCTGATCGTATTTGAAGAAGTACCCTTCACACAATTAGTAGGAATATTTTATGAGTAATAGACGTTTGCTATTGTAGGCTTTATGGAAATATGATGCAAAAAGCAATGAGTTATCAGAACCATAGAATTCAAAACAGTCACACATGGCTGAATGGCCAGTTATAGGACAGAATAAATGCAAAGCTGTTGGTATGTCTGTTAGAATTCTGATGTAATATTATGGTATTTCAAGATAGTGGGGGTCAggtgttttttttaaactgttttaTCACACTTTAAAGCATGGGGGGTGGTGGGAGAAGGAGTCTTGGTGGTAAGAGGTGCTGAACTGTACCCCTAGACCTAATCAACAGCCCAACTGTtctctatttattttattttaagtgCTGAGGTCAAATGTAATCATTTTAAAACTATGTTGGAACAATCatcaaccccacacacacattcactctgaGGAAGCCTATACAGAAATGAACCGGAAAAACAATAGATGCCTCATTTTCTACTTTCCTAAAGAGTTTGTCAATGTCATGTTAACTGAATTCAGTACTGCAGAGCTCCCGTACTCAACAGACAGACTGCAGGCCGGATCTGGACCAAGAACGAGGTCAATACGGACCATGGGTCccaaataaaattaaaattaaataaaaaatgtatttgtcatacacacgtatttagcagatgttattgcgggtgtagggaAATGTTTGTTTTGGGGGGGCGAACTCAATCGGGCTTCCACCCCAGTATCATATGAACACACATAAGACGTGgcgaaatgtgtagaattgtaggaaattagcATTAAAACTACAAAATGTTCTCTCTgtcaacaagaggggtgtgaacagtttggggtcGCATGGGTTGTGAGGTGGGGGTTTGTTATCACACTGATGAATGACAATATCCATTCAGACCGTTCTTTTCCACCTAGGAAATCTGTGAGACCGGACTGTCTCAAATAGTACTTGAGTACCCCTGCTGTAGAGGCTTCTGCTAGCAGCATTTCTCTTATGGACATGTGTTACACTGGTATGGCGTCAGTTAGTTTGGTGTTGCTTACATAGCCTTTATTAGTCATAGTCAGATGCCTGTGTGTGTTCAACAGTTTTCTGCCGTAAGCAAGTCCTTAGTTCTCCAGTTAACAGCTCTCCTGGCTGTAATCTACTTTCTCTTCTTACTATTTGCATAACTACTGTGGTGTTTGATAATGCCTAGGCATTTCTTGTATCAATAGCGTTGTCGCTGGGGTGTGAATGGAGAGCTGATATGCACCATGCTTGCTGGTATTGGAAGTTGTCACCATATATATGACCCATACATTATTCCTTGTTTGGGTTAACAAGGCtacataaagacttcataacACATTCTTAAGTCATACGTAACACATTCATAAGCTGTACACATTTCATGAATGCTTAGCAAAATCAGCTGGAGCAAAAACAGTTTATAGTAGAACTAACATCCCCAAGTGACTTGGCATCATGATTAGGCCCATGTAAGGACAATGTGTTCCAGGAAACCTACAGCCACCTTTACCTCAAGGTGAGAGAGCTTAGAGGCAGATTAAGTTGAAGGGACACCATGGCTGACTGATTCATCAGAATTATTTGTTttctgacagaacctgtgtgtgtgtgcctgtgagaCCATGAGGAGACAGGGTCACAATGTCCCGTTGCCACGGTTTACTCATGTTTTTATGAACAAGGAGTATCAGATTCGAGCCAGGCAGAGCACATCTTCAATTCATGAATTTTCATTTTATCCATCAACGGTTCACTTtcactccctctcccactctgtctctctgtctctctctctcttctcctcccactctgtctctctgtctccctccccctctctctccctctcccactctgtctctctgtctctctctctcttcttctacctctctgtctccccccccccctctctctccctcttctcctcccactCACTCCCCTTATCTCTAAAACAAAAGCTAATGTAGCTGCACTAACAAAAAACAGAAGTGTGTTAGAGGGAACATTTGTCTGCTGGTTGTTAACTATTAATCCTACATGGTCCAGAGTGGGGGTTAGGCTTACTCTGCAAAGTGGTCTTGTTATACAGTGCAATACTATTGAacagagtcctatgggccctggttaaaagtagtgcactaggttgggaatagggtgtcatttgagacgtAGCCCAGTAATTCTTGACATATGTGGCCCAATGGCCTATTTAGATGCCTTGACTTTCACCCCTGTACTAGCCTTGCTTGTCAGGACTCACGCCACTCCACAGTGGCTATGAGAAAGAGCCTGAGTGCCAGTCCCATTTCTGCTGTCTTGCCAACCCCTTATGGAATTATCATGTCAGTGAGTGACAAGGAGTTGGAATGATAGTACAAACATACtctatctgggaccaggctaggaagaGACCGTACTCTTCTGTATATTCTCAGTATGCATTTTATATTCTGCTTACTGACTCACTGCTTACATCTTCTAAGTAAAGAGTACTCCTACGATGACGTTATGATGGGAGGGCTACACCTACAGCAACCTTTGTCGAAGGAAGACTTAACGTTTACTGTTTCTTGTTGGCACTCTATCACACCTATAGCAAAGCCACTTGAAACAAACAAGACATCTTATGTTTCCTGCCCTCTGTCTGTAGTTGTAATGACTCACTAAGAGATGATTGCGATGAGTTGTTGACAGAAGGGTTGGCCTGGTCTGTAGCTTTTCCATATTTTTCCTTGGCTACTAAACAAGTCAATAACCCCAAGGTGAGGGAGATTAAGACAACAGGTGAGGCAGCAGCCTCTTTCTTGACTGCGCAAATATTGATCCGATCCTTCTATTTGGAAAGGGGGTTGGTCTAGTTTAGAGGGAAATTGGGCTTAAGGTAATGCATTATGTTGAGAAATCATGTGTATTGGCCAGTTATAACATTTTTAAGTCAGTTAAATCAGTCAAAATGTATTATTTCACACATTTTAGACTCTCTGAGCATGATTACAATGGTAAAATGGTCCATCAAAATGAATGTGAGTTTATTTAGGAGTTGACTTGAATATACTCTGAATGGATATCTGTGAATTAGGTCATAACCTGTGTGATGTCATCTTCCAGAAAGTCCCAATACACTGATCTCCAACTAGTACACTCCACCTACTTCTCAAAAACTAGTGTCACCATTAGAGGACTACCTTGTGAGCATTTCATCCATTGTTCAGGCTCTATACACAaagtatatataaatacctgAGAAGTGTGAGTCTGGGTGTGTTTTTTCTTGCAGTCCGACTACCACTTTGAGTATACAGACTGCGATGTGCTGGGGTCTCGATGGAGGGTGGCAGTGCCCAATAAACCAGACACATGCACAGGCCTCCCTGACCCTGTCAAGGGCACACAGTGTAGTGAgtaccctacctacctacctacctacctgcctaccGACCtgacctaccctaccctaccctaccctaccctaccctaccctaccctaccctacctaccCACCCTACCTTGCTCTACTTTCATACCATGTACTAACTATACTATATAACACCCATCCCTCGATCCAATATCACAGTCATAAGTATACCCTTATTACAACTCTCTACATGCAGTACACAGTTTCAAGGTAATTCTCAGTCTTTCTCTTGATACTTCACCTTCTCCCTCACCTCCTTTTCAAAACGTCGGAGTTAAGTAAGGAGACCATTGGAGGACGTTTTCTCCTCAGAACCTATGACGTTTTgaagaggcggggagagaggacGTGAGGAGCAAAGAAaggactattgagatgcacccacAGTGTCTTCCTGGCCTGCACtagtctcatccctctcttctcccccccagCGTTCTCCTGCAGCGAGGGGGAGTTCCTGGACATGAGAAGCCAGGAGTGTCAGAAGTGTTCTGGTGGGACCTACTCTCTGGGGACAGGCGTGGCCTTCGATGAGTGGGACAGCATGCCGGCTGGCTTCATCTCACACGGGATGAACATGAACATAGCTGACATCTACACCAACTGCTCAAagtcagtatctctctctgtcttgcttaCAGCTGGTATGGCAAGAGAGTAGTAACTCTTCATCTCAAGCTTCGGTTATTTTATGGCCATTTAcatcagcctggtcccagatctgtacaGCCAATTCCTGTTGGCAAGACAGTAcaaaccgatctgggaccaggctaccttTCTACACAGCCGCATACTGTTTAGTGCATTGGAAGCCACCCCTATTTTGGTTCCTATTTATCTCAACCTTTAGAGCTACTGTCTATTTCTAACAGTATTTGTCTCTTTTGTCTTCCACTATAGCTCGACCTGGATACCGAAAGGCGACTACATTGCCTCGAACATAGATGAGTGCACCTCTACCTTGTCCTACGCGGTGAGCCTGAAGAAAGCAGGCACTGTGTCCTTTGAGTACTTCTACCCAGACAACACCATCTTCTTTGAATTCTACGTGAGTGTTGCATGTTCTATGTTTTAAGTGTTCTATGTGAGTGTTCCATGATGATACTCTTCATTCATTCCAATGGACAGGGCTACGTGATGTGCTCCTCAATCGATCTCCATCATCTCCGTGCTATCTAAACGAGTAACTGTAATGAACTCAACTGTGTGTCAGGCAGCAATGTTATATTGATCTCCTCGCACTGTCTTGTCCTCCGTCCAGGTTCAGAATGACCAGTGCGAGTCCACAGACTCTGAGGGTCGCTGGATGAGGACCTCAGAGAAAGACTGGACTCCCCACAATGTGAGTCTTACTAATACAGCCCCCACATTTCCATACACTGAGCATGGTGGGGTGGGTGACCCTAATCTCAGAACCTTAAACCAAATCTTATCTGCGTGAGCTACGCTAATGTCTATTAACAAATTAAGGGAGTTTATGTATGACCCCGAcggtttctctcactctctgtccagTTGAAGCTGAATCGAGGCAACAACGTGCTCTACTGGAGGACCACGTCTTTTGCACTGGTGGGCAGTGCTGTCAAACCTGTGCTGCTTCGCAACATTGCTGTCTCAGGTACTATACAGCAGTCATCAATGTCATCATTAGCAGATTGCCCTCGCTTGTTTATTTAGGCTTGATTATGATACCCCGGCAGGAATATTTGAATCATTAGTCAAAACATTTGAGCAATTTGTAGACCCAACACCTAGCAAACTCGTCAAGAGATTAGGATCTCTTGGTGTAACGGTTTGACAGTCGCTGGACCGAGGTTTATGTCCCGGTTGGGGCCACCCCTCAAAAGTGCTGCAATGTGAAAAACTGTAAAGCTAAGATGCACACCTCTTCTTACTCTCGTTTCTGTTAATCATTACTGATTGGTAATCGTCCTTCTCCTCCAGGGGTTGCCTATACGTCAGAGTGTTTCCATTGTAAACCTGGGACCTACAGCGCCAAGCCAGGCTCTGCTCACTGTACCCCCTGCCCTGCTGACTCCTACTCCAACAAGGGAGCCACGGTGTGCCAGCAGTGTGAAGTAGACAAATATGCAGGTATGCTTGCATTCTAGCACCAACTACGGTACCAGtccaaaagtttagacacacctactaattttttacaattttctacattgtagaataata from Oncorhynchus keta strain PuntledgeMale-10-30-2019 chromosome 27, Oket_V2, whole genome shotgun sequence carries:
- the cfap276 gene encoding cilia- and flagella-associated protein 276, which produces MPRTRDPFPFPKTENDYSLTGARQCQKEPFDKPTHIAQNDEPWSRLNDRTTLASIRRNVRYHDRQAPKDSLDFHLKSTYDHHQEFLSSKNQTLYQRETFTDDHGRTLKNRAKHEAPLCETKTEVKVWMNSQKSSIYSIEGTIESHHNASTNRGYSRKHDGGFYST